The following DNA comes from Methanococcus maripaludis.
TAGAAGTTACAGATCACAAAAAAATCGAAAAGAAAGAATCAGAAGAAGAGCTGATTGAAAAAATAATCGGAGAAGAAATTGACCTCGATGCTGCGGAACGCGGTTGCGGATGTGGAGCAGGTTAACATAATTTCAATTATCAAGGTGTAGTTATGGACAGTCTTTCAGAATTAAACCGTGTAAATACCGCAAGAGAAATACTAAGAAAAAAAATAAATGATACTGGTAGAACCAGCATTTATGACTTAACAGGACTTTGTGGCGGATTTGAAATATGTGAAGAACATTTAAAATTAATTGAAACGTATGTCGGACCCGCCATATTTTCAGAAAAGATAACTAACGCTGGATTAAACCATTTATCGGGGAATTCTGAAATCCATAACGTAGTATGTTTTAACAGGACTTCTTCAGCGATATTATCTACAATTATGGCTCTTTCAAAGTCGTTTAAGAAACTGGTTCACTACGTTCCAGAAAAACCTGCACATCCATCAATTCCACGAAGTTGCGGAATTTTTGGAATGGAATACTTTGAAAGTGATTCATTGGAAGAAATCATATCAAAAATTGATGAAAATACATTAACAGTGATAACCGGGGCTACAATGGATCATAGAATAGTTTCCGATGAAATTGCTGGAAAAATAATATCTTATGCAAAATCTAAAAATTCTCCAGTATTTTTTGATGATGCATCAGGTGCTCGCCTTAGAAGACTTTATGGAAAATTTCCTGCTCTTGAAATGGGTGCAGATCTAGTTGTAACCAGTATGGACAAACTCATGGAAGGTCCAAGAGCCGGCCTTCTCGGGGGAAATAAAAATTTAGTTGATCAGATCTATTCTGAAGGCATGAAATTTGGACTTGAAGCACAGGCTCCGATAATGGCCGCAGTTGTAACTGCCCTTGAAAACTTTGATCTAAATACTTTAAAAAATGCATTTGAACGTGCAGAAAAAATAGATCTAGCTTGTTTTGAAGCTGAAAAACTTGATTATGAAAAAACTCCGACAGGATTTATAATAAAAAATCCGTCAGAAGAAAAATTAATCGAAACTGCACTAAAATTACTTGAAAACTATGGAATAGTTACAATTACCGCAGCAGGTATGCCTGGTGCAAGTAAAAATATAAGAATAGACTTCTGTTCAAAAGATGCAGAAAGAATTTCTAACGAAGAGATAATAAATGCGATTTTAAATTCTTTAAAATAAAAATAAAATAACTTTTTTAAAATTTTTAAATTAATTCTTTTAATTCTTCAGGCCTGTGGAGTTCTCCACCGATTTTTCCACAGCCTACTACGTCACATTTTGCGTATTTCATGACTTCTCCAGAAATCTGCCCTAAATTCATTTCAGGAACTATTATTTTTGATGCTTTCAATCCTGCTATCAATTTGTCTGGAAATGGAAATACTGTTTTTAACCGGATGTATCCAACGTCCTGTCCTTGTTCCCTTAAAGATTCGACCGTGTATTTTACAGTTCTTGAAGGGGTTCCGTAACAGATGAACATTGTTTCGCTGTCCATGTACTTTCCTTCATATAATACAATATCATCTTTATTTTCCAAAATTTTATTGCAAATTCTTCTGACTAGTTTGTCGTGTGTTTCTGCTGAAACATCAGGGTATCCGTTTTCACCGTGCGTTAAACCCGTCACGTGAACATTGTATCCTTCACCAAATGTTGGCATTGGAGGAACTTGCTTATCAAATGGATATGGTTTATCGCATGGTTTTTCTGCCGGTTTTTCACGGTTTATTACTTCAATATCATCGTGTAAAACTACTTTTTCTCTCATGTGCCCTAAAATTTCATCTGCCATTACAAAAACAGGTATTCTGTATTTTTCTGCGTAATTGAAAGCAATCATTGTAAAATCATACATTTCCTGAACTGATGATGGACATAACGCGATAGGTTCGTAGTCCCCATGACTTCCCCACCTAACTTGCATCATGTCTCCCTGAGCTGCTGCGGTTGGCTGTCCTGTTGAAGGGCCACCCCTTTGAACATTTACTAAAACGCAAGGTGTTTCAGTCATGTAAGCGTAACCGATATTTTCAAGCATTAAACTCATTCCAGGGCCACTTGTTGCAGTCATCGATTTTGCACCTGCCCAGCTTGCACCGATTATTGATGCAATACTTGCAATTTCATCTTCCATCTGCGAATAAAATCCGCCGATTTTTGGAAGTCTTTTTGCCATTCCTTCTGCAATCTCGGTTGAAGGGGTGATTGGATATCCTCCAAAAAACCTGCATCCTGCCTTTATTGCACCTTCAACACATGCCATGTTTCCCTGCATGAAGTTAACTTTTGTCATTAAATCACCGAAATATCCGTAAATTATTGAAAAATCCATTAAACATTTTCGCTACTAATATCTCCAAGAACATAATTATATAATTTATCCACGTCTTTATCGATTCCGTACTTTTTAAAGTATCGAAGCACGTTTTCAATATCTCTTTTTAAGTAGTATTCTTCATCGTATTCCACTTCTTCAAATGGCAATTTGTCCAATTTTCCTTTTTTTCCAACTTCAATTGCTTGAGGCCAGTCAATAATTACAAAATCGCCTTCTGAATCAATCAATATATTAAATTCACTTAAATCTCCATGAATAATTCCTAAATCATACGTTTTTTTAACTTCTGCCATTAATTTCCAAAAAAATTCTTCAGGATCCACATTTATCTCGAGTAGATTAACACGCTTTAATTCTTCCCCGTGAAGTTTTCCCATAATTATTGCATGCCGGTTCTGTTCGATTGGTTCAGGAACTTTTACAACTGGAAAAAGCATGGTTAAAACTTCAAACTCTCTTGCAGCGGTGAGCCTTGAAGCATAAAGCCAGCTGATATGTCTTTTATTTGCAAGATATTCTCTGTATCGTTTTCCCATTGAAAAACAGGTTCTTCCAAGCTGGTGGAATTTCATAACCGCTTCACGGTGATTCGTGAGCATTACGTGATAAACATCCCCTTCCTTTCCAACGCCCACTTTTCCACCAATTCCTGCAATTAATTCCTTTTTTATAAATGCATTCATTGCTAAAGCGTCATAGCCCCAGTGAGAGAGCCTGTATCCATAATTAGACTTGTTAGTAAACTTAAATTTATTCAATCTTCCGAGCCTGAAAACTACTTCTTTTTCATGAAATCCCGTTTTTCGTCTTAAATCCTGAATAGGTACCCATTCGTGATTTTTCATTGAAATTTCAATTATTTTTAAAAGTTTCCAGTCGTTATCTTCCATTTCCCTTATTGAACTTAGTACTTTTTCGATTTTTTCACACTTTTATTTTTTAATACTACTTTTCCATGGTGCTATAAAATTTTAAGTATTATATTATTTTGAAATTTTTTCCAATAATTGTTCTCTTAACTCGTCTGCATATTTTATTTTTTCAGTATTATCGATATTTTCAATAATATCGCCCAGTCCAAAGATTCGTTTGAAATTATTCTGTGAAATATCCCAAATTTCTGAAATATCCGATAAAATCTTATCCAACGCCTTTTCATTTGTTTTTTCATATGTTGAATCTAAAATTACTCCGTAAATTTTCACGATTTCTTTTAAATAATCGTTTAACTGTTCATTTTCTACATTTTCTTCTTTTGTTTCAAAACTTAATTTTACGAAATTTTTCAGTGTTTCTGAAGTTTGAATTGTAATTTCTGATAAAAATTCTGAATTTTCATTTTTTAGTATAAATTCAGTTGCAGGTTTTGAAAAACTATGCAGTGAATCCAAAATCAAAGTTGCAGCTGCTTCATTTTTCAAAATATCTCTTGACTTTAATTTTTCTAAAATAACTTCAAAAGTTTTTAAAATTTCAGAATACATCATAATTTTGAACTCTGTTTGTTCCGGACTTATTTTTTCGTTATTTTTTGGTTTTGAAAGTATAAATTTTATAATATTTCTAAGTTTTTCAAAAACAATATGAATTAACTCTTTTTCGTCTGCATTATCAATCTTTGATTCAAATTCCTGTGCATACAAAAGCCCGATTTTTTTAATTCCTTTTAATGCCCTTAAAGATAAGTCATAGTTTCGTTTAAGTTCGTACTTTGAAATTTTTTCAAGCGAAATTATTGCCTCTCTTGAAATAGAAAATGAAGTTCCGTAAGCATTTAATCCTAAATTTTTGAGGTTATCGATGTAGCTTTCGAAGAATTTTTTATTTTTAAACTTACCTTTTTTTGCTAAAACTGAGTAGTTTGCTCCAAGAAGAATTATTCCATTTCTTGCAGTCATGTAGTGATCAGATTTCAGACTTTTTTCAATTATGTAATAAACTGTTCTCAGCGTGTTTTTTGGTATCTTTCTTGCAGAGCGGTAATCTTTATTTTCAGAGTCGAGAGGTTTGTAATTTTTTATTTCGCTTTTTGAAATAGAATTTATCAAACTTTCAATAACATTTTCAGGCTTTAATCCATTGATCGTATTTTTCATGTAAGGTATGAGTATTAAAAAGTCGAAATAAACGAAAAAGAATAAAATACCGATTAAAATAAAGTACGGTACTTCATATCCTCCAATAATAACCGGAATTCTTGCTGTTGGCATGAAACCAAGTATCAAAACTTCGTAACTCATTGAAACGATATATGCTATTATAAATCCCCAAAACGATTTATTGAGTAATAGATGCGTAATTCTCGTTGAATACTGCTGGCTTACCATCTGGATTGCCACAATTGATATCGACGCAACAATTCCTACAATTGCCCCTTGAGTTTGCGGTAGAGTACTTAAAATATATCTTAAATTTTCATCAAAACCTGACCCCCACGCAAAATAAAACAGGGAGTAATAAGCAAGCACTGCTGAAACCGTTGCAATTACGAGTACCTGAAACCATTCTTTTGAAAATAGGTAATTCATAGTATAAGAGCAATTTTTACAAATCTTTGAGAGCATCCTAACCACTAGCATTTTGTTTAATTAAATATACTAATTAATTATAAATAAAAATATATAGATTAAATACATATCAATTCAAGAATCAATACGGCGTATTTGGTTCAAAATATAGGCATGGTGAATATATGAAATTTGGATGGATAAAAACAACGGGAAACGATTCCGAAGAGAGAATAGACTCTGTAAAAGATGCTCTTGAAAGTTCAATTCCTGGAATCTTGGTCAAAAGGGAAGAAATAAACTCGGTAAGGGAACTTGGAAATATAAAGATTGTTTCTGATAGTCTCGATGCAGACGTTGTATTAATTAATAAAGGGGAAGATTTGGAGATTTTAAAATCTGCAAAACTTTCTGGAAAGGAAACTGCAGTTTATGTTGTAATAAATACTAAAGACGATGAAATATACGCAACAGAAGTAAGCAAACTCGATTTTGTCGATTACGTTATTTTGGAAGGAAGCGACTGGACAATTATTCCTCTTGAAAATATCATCGCAGATTTATTCGGAGAAGAAATAAAACTCGTTTCAGTTGTAACTAATGTAAAAGATGCGGAAGCTGCATACGAAATTTTGGAAAAAGGTGTCGATGGAGTTGTTTTGATTCCAAAAGATATCAACGAAGTAAAAGATTTCTCAAAATTAATCGAAAGAATGAATTCTGAAAGCGTAAAACTCGACTATGCAACGGTTACAAAAATCGAACCTGTCGGAAGTGGAGATAGGGTATGTATTGACACCTGCTCAATGATGGAAATGGGAGAAGGAATGTTAATTGGATCATACTCAAGAGGAATGTTTTTAGTCCATTCAGAAACCGTTGAAAACCCATATGTCGCTACAAGACCATTTAGGGTAAATGCCGGACCTGTTCATGCCTATATCTTGTGCCCGGAAAATAAAACAAAATATTTAAGCGATTTAAAAGCAGGCGATAAAGTTTTGGTCGTTAATAAAAACGGTGAAACGAGAGAATCTATTATCGGACGCGTAAAAATCGAAAAAAGACCACTTTTCCTTGTTGAAGCAGAATACAACGGAGAAAATTTAAGAACAATCCTCCAAAATGCAGAAACAATCCGTCTAGTTGGAGAAGATGGAAAACCGGTTTCAGTTGTTGATTTAAAAGTTGGGACAAAAGTGTTGATAAAACCTGATGAAAACGCGCGACACTTTGGAATGGCGATTAAAGAAACCATTATAGAAAAATAATTTTAATATTTACTTTTTTAATTTAAAATAAGAAAATAGAAAAGATTGTTATCGATTTTTAGAATTTTATAAATCTTTTAAGGTATACTTTGTAAGCTACATGTGACATTATAGCCAAAAATGCCGCATAAGCTCCCAA
Coding sequences within:
- a CDS encoding 3-dehydroquinate synthase II, giving the protein MKFGWIKTTGNDSEERIDSVKDALESSIPGILVKREEINSVRELGNIKIVSDSLDADVVLINKGEDLEILKSAKLSGKETAVYVVINTKDDEIYATEVSKLDFVDYVILEGSDWTIIPLENIIADLFGEEIKLVSVVTNVKDAEAAYEILEKGVDGVVLIPKDINEVKDFSKLIERMNSESVKLDYATVTKIEPVGSGDRVCIDTCSMMEMGEGMLIGSYSRGMFLVHSETVENPYVATRPFRVNAGPVHAYILCPENKTKYLSDLKAGDKVLVVNKNGETRESIIGRVKIEKRPLFLVEAEYNGENLRTILQNAETIRLVGEDGKPVSVVDLKVGTKVLIKPDENARHFGMAIKETIIEK
- a CDS encoding 2-oxoacid:acceptor oxidoreductase subunit alpha, producing MTKVNFMQGNMACVEGAIKAGCRFFGGYPITPSTEIAEGMAKRLPKIGGFYSQMEDEIASIASIIGASWAGAKSMTATSGPGMSLMLENIGYAYMTETPCVLVNVQRGGPSTGQPTAAAQGDMMQVRWGSHGDYEPIALCPSSVQEMYDFTMIAFNYAEKYRIPVFVMADEILGHMREKVVLHDDIEVINREKPAEKPCDKPYPFDKQVPPMPTFGEGYNVHVTGLTHGENGYPDVSAETHDKLVRRICNKILENKDDIVLYEGKYMDSETMFICYGTPSRTVKYTVESLREQGQDVGYIRLKTVFPFPDKLIAGLKASKIIVPEMNLGQISGEVMKYAKCDVVGCGKIGGELHRPEELKELI
- a CDS encoding DUF2254 family protein, which translates into the protein MLSKICKNCSYTMNYLFSKEWFQVLVIATVSAVLAYYSLFYFAWGSGFDENLRYILSTLPQTQGAIVGIVASISIVAIQMVSQQYSTRITHLLLNKSFWGFIIAYIVSMSYEVLILGFMPTARIPVIIGGYEVPYFILIGILFFFVYFDFLILIPYMKNTINGLKPENVIESLINSISKSEIKNYKPLDSENKDYRSARKIPKNTLRTVYYIIEKSLKSDHYMTARNGIILLGANYSVLAKKGKFKNKKFFESYIDNLKNLGLNAYGTSFSISREAIISLEKISKYELKRNYDLSLRALKGIKKIGLLYAQEFESKIDNADEKELIHIVFEKLRNIIKFILSKPKNNEKISPEQTEFKIMMYSEILKTFEVILEKLKSRDILKNEAAATLILDSLHSFSKPATEFILKNENSEFLSEITIQTSETLKNFVKLSFETKEENVENEQLNDYLKEIVKIYGVILDSTYEKTNEKALDKILSDISEIWDISQNNFKRIFGLGDIIENIDNTEKIKYADELREQLLEKISK
- a CDS encoding TIGR03576 family pyridoxal phosphate-dependent enzyme translates to MDSLSELNRVNTAREILRKKINDTGRTSIYDLTGLCGGFEICEEHLKLIETYVGPAIFSEKITNAGLNHLSGNSEIHNVVCFNRTSSAILSTIMALSKSFKKLVHYVPEKPAHPSIPRSCGIFGMEYFESDSLEEIISKIDENTLTVITGATMDHRIVSDEIAGKIISYAKSKNSPVFFDDASGARLRRLYGKFPALEMGADLVVTSMDKLMEGPRAGLLGGNKNLVDQIYSEGMKFGLEAQAPIMAAVVTALENFDLNTLKNAFERAEKIDLACFEAEKLDYEKTPTGFIIKNPSEEKLIETALKLLENYGIVTITAAGMPGASKNIRIDFCSKDAERISNEEIINAILNSLK
- a CDS encoding RIO1 family regulatory kinase/ATPase encodes the protein MEDNDWKLLKIIEISMKNHEWVPIQDLRRKTGFHEKEVVFRLGRLNKFKFTNKSNYGYRLSHWGYDALAMNAFIKKELIAGIGGKVGVGKEGDVYHVMLTNHREAVMKFHQLGRTCFSMGKRYREYLANKRHISWLYASRLTAAREFEVLTMLFPVVKVPEPIEQNRHAIIMGKLHGEELKRVNLLEINVDPEEFFWKLMAEVKKTYDLGIIHGDLSEFNILIDSEGDFVIIDWPQAIEVGKKGKLDKLPFEEVEYDEEYYLKRDIENVLRYFKKYGIDKDVDKLYNYVLGDISSENV